The following are encoded in a window of Brettanomyces bruxellensis chromosome 9, complete sequence genomic DNA:
- a CDS encoding uncharacterized protein (BUSCO:EOG09262P1W): MSFDAPLKAEKDFSETLDEQFPQIDTLATDDYRAAVEKLLLLEKQTRQASDLASSKRIMVKLADLLAEKKDWDLTKENIISLSKKHAQLKDSIRVLIQQVIKHLDEIEDLDTEIDVIETIRMVTENKIFVELERARVTKTLSDILLNQKHDLDKACEVLCDLQVETYGSMELKERIQFIEDQMHLSNLKGDYQFSDILSRKILIRTLESYADLKLRYYQLMIEINTHANDYINVVKNNLAIYHIPKIEGDKKEALKYLKQATYFVILAPYTPLQNDLISRIKLDKNLNKLPLCKDIVKVLTTREIINWSDFEQKYGPELSKETAYDQSTEDGKKHYSDLKKRTIEYNLRVISGFYSSIMLNRLCGLLQLDQPSVENVIIELVNSSVLYAKINRPAGIVSFIKPKGENELLNEWSFNIDTLLEDIKTIEHLIGKEEMLHGAAA; the protein is encoded by the coding sequence ATGTCCTTTGATGCACCTCTTAAGGCAGAGAAGGATTTTTCGGAAACCCTAGATGAACAATTTCCACAGATTGATACGCTTGCAACAGATGACTATAGGGCTGCTGTCGAGAAGTTGCTTCTTTTAGAGAAGCAAACCAGGCAAGCATCAGATTTGGCATCGTCAAAAAGAATCATGGTGAAGTTGGCAGACTTGTTGgcggaaaagaaggattgGGATCTCACAAAGGAGAATATTATCTCTCTTTCGAAAAAGCATGCACAATTAAAAGACTCAATCAGAGTTTTAATCCAACAGGTTATCAAACATTTGGATGAGATTGAGGATTTGGATACTGAGATCGATGTTATCGAAACCATTAGGATGGTTACTGAAAACAAGATATTTGTTGAACTTGAGAGAGCTAGAGTGACAAAAACTTTGAGTGATATATTGTTAAACCAGAAGCATGATCTCGATAAAGCTTGTGAAGTTCTCTGCGACCTTCAAGTTGAAACATATGGATCTATGGAGTTGAAAGAGAGAATACAGTTCATTGAAGATCAGATGCACTTGTCGAATTTGAAAGGCGATTACCAGTTTTCCGATATTTTGTCCAGAAAGATTTTGATCAGAACCCTGGAATCGTATGCCGACTTAAAATTACGGTATTACCAGCTTATGATCGAGATTAATACACATGCTAACGACTATATCAATGTGGTGAAGAACAATCTTGCTATCTATCATATTCCAAAAATCGAAGGTGATAAAAAGGAGgcattgaaatatttgaagcAGGCGACATACTTTGTTATTTTAGCACCTTACACGCCTCTGCAAAATGACTTGATCTCACGCATAAAGCTAGACAAGAACTTGAATAAACTTCCACTTTGCAAGGACATCGTGAAAGTCCTTACCACTCGTGAAATTATAAACTGGTCAGATTTCGAGCAAAAATACGGCCCAGAGCTTTCAAAAGAGACCGCTTATGACCAATCCACAGAAGATGGTAAGAAGCATTATTCGGATCTTAAGAAGAGAACCATCGAGTACAATTTGCGTGTCATATCTGGATTCTACTCCAGTATAATGCTCAACAGATTATGTGGCTTACTTCAACTTGATCAACCTTCTGTTGAAAATGTCATCATTGAATTGGTCAACTCTAGTGTTCTATATGCGAAGATTAACAGGCCAGCTGGAATTGTTAGTTTCATCAAACCAAAGGGGGAGAATGAATTGCTCAATGAATGGAGCTTCAACATTGATACTCTACTAGAAGACATCAAGACAATAGAACATCTTATCGGTAAAGAGGAGATGTTGCATGGTGCAGCTGcttaa